A region from the Vicia villosa cultivar HV-30 ecotype Madison, WI linkage group LG3, Vvil1.0, whole genome shotgun sequence genome encodes:
- the LOC131657550 gene encoding AT-hook motif nuclear-localized protein 27-like, translating into MPIGLTPHIIEIDAGVDLLSILFEFARSRGRSIRILSGTGVVADVTLQQPNRRFVSVLGMFDLLSIHGTIIPMSRMECLGVLQITLSDPWSDEDDVIRGSVISPLLAYSPMRVTVVSFSNDAF; encoded by the coding sequence ATGCCGATTGGACTCACTCCTCACATAATTGAGATTGATGCTGGAGTCGATCTATTAAGCATTCTATTTGAATTTGCTCGAAGTCGTGGGAGATCCATCCGCATCCTCAGTGGAACAGGAGTGGTGGCTGATGTCACGCTTCAACAACCTAATAGGAGATTTGTATCTGTTTTAGGAATGTTTGATCTTCTGTCAATTCATGGCACAATTATCCCGATGTCGAGAATGGAGTGTTTAGGAGTATTACAAATTACCTTATCAGATCCTTGGAGTGATGAAGATGACGTGATTCGAGGGAGTGTGATCTCCCCTCTATTGGCTTATAGTCCGATGCGAGTCACAGTTGTCTCcttttcaaatgatgcattttaa
- the LOC131660314 gene encoding enoyl-CoA hydratase 2, peroxisomal-like, whose protein sequence is MAVQSEFDPSLAISHKFPDSTYSYTERDAALYALGIGACASDAVDEDELKYVYHEDGQKAIKVLPTFAALLTMESLPNGFDLPGLQYDPRLLLHGQQYIELYKPFPSSCHIQNKVSLAGLHDKGKAAILEIETKSYEKESGDLLCMNRSTVYLRGAGGFSKSSKPFSYSNYPSNQTSAVKIPESKPFSVLEDRTHPSQALLYRLSGDYNPLHSDPQFAKVAGFSKPILHGLCTLGFAVRAIIKSICKGDSDRIKSITGRFLLHVYPGETLVTEMWLEGSRVIYRTLVKERKRTVLSGSVNLRGLNSSL, encoded by the exons ATGGCGGTTCAATCGGAGTTCGATCCTTCACTCGCAATTTCTCATAAGTTCCCTGAT AGTACCTACTCTTATACAGAAAG AGATGCAGCACTTTATGCCTTAGGCATAGGGGCATGTGCTTCGGATGCTGTCGATGAAGACGAGCTTAAATATGTTTACCATGAAGATGGTCAGAAGGCTATCAAG GTCTTGCCTACATTTGCTGCTTTACTTACAATGGAATCATTGCCCAATGGTTTTGATCTCCCGGGCTTGCA GTATGATCCACGCCTTCTGCTGCATGGACAACAATACATTGAGCTGTACAAACCATTTCCTTCCAGCTGTCAT ATACAAAATAAAGTCAGTCTCGCTGGATTGCATGACAAAG GCAAAGCAGCAATATTGGAGATTGAAACAAAAAGTTATGAGAAAGAATCTGGCGATTTATTATGCATGAACAG ATCAACAGTCTATCTACGTGGTGCTGGTGGCTTTTCGAAGTCATCTAAACCATTTTCCTACTCAAATTACCCTTCAAACCAGACCTCAGCTGTAAAAATTCCTGAAAGTAAACCTTTTTCAGTGCTTGAAGATCGTACGCATCCATCTCAG GCATTGCTCTACAGGCTATCCGGTGATTACAATCCTCTGCATTCAGATCCCCAGTTTGCAAAGGTTGCAGG ATTCTCGAAGCCAATATTGCATGGGTTATGCACATTAGGATTTGCTGTTAGGGCAATCATCAAAAGTATATGCAAAGGAGATTCCGACAGGATAAAAAGCATAACTGGCCGTTTTCTCTTACATGTCTACCCTGGTGAGACTCTCGTTACCGAGATGTGGCTCGAAGGCTCGAG ggttatttataggacattagtGAAAGAGAGAAAAAGGACCGTTCTTTCTGGCTCCGTTAATCTACGAGGTTTGAATTCATCACTCTGA